In Pecten maximus chromosome 10, xPecMax1.1, whole genome shotgun sequence, one genomic interval encodes:
- the LOC117336116 gene encoding ATP-dependent DNA helicase Q1-like, protein MEDQVKRLANLNCITTAYAGSDHCTDSHIKDGKIDIIFASPETAVGDKAWREAIQQLQISLIVVDEFHTIATWGGLEKDEERNTFRKWFRHVGELRSLFPEAAMLALSATCTKQILTRVVSVLGMDDCETFITVSPNRENIKYVVHQVDPSIECAMLWLLEGLGNLMETFPRTLIYRNSIKDVGHLYHFLVTELPDLVKYVEMFHSETMEDKKKEIVSKLSVDSELRVVISTSALGMGVDVSACQNIILYGPPYSIVDLLQETGRAGRDGTDSVALIMYNRYQTRNIDDDVKQVIRSNSCRRLSIMDKFASAKHMQKIEKQTNLHTCCDICANFCKCNSCCVSPLEKLLHFSPLDDHDQQEESDSDTISYEYESDHADLENLDFDEELIEL, encoded by the exons GAAGTGACCATTGCACAGATTCCCATATCAAAGATGGGAAGATTGATATCATATTCGCTTCACCAGAGACTGCAGTTGGAGATAAGGCCTGGCGGGAAGCAATCCAGCAGCTACAGATATCTCTGATAGTTGTTGATGAGTTTCATACCATAGCAACTTG GGGTGGCTTGGAGAAAGATGAAGAAAGAAACACCTTTCGCAAGTGGTTTAGGCATGTTGGTGAACTACGTTCGTTATTCCCCGAAGCAGCAATGCTGGCTTTGAGTGCAACATGCACAAAACAAATACTAACCAGGGTAGTTTCAGTGCTAGGCATGGATGACTGTGAAACATTTATTACTGTGTCGCCAAatagagaaaatatcaaatatgtgGTACATCAGGTTGATCCAAGTATTGAATGTGCTATGCTGTGGCTATTGGAAGGCTTAGGTAATTTGATGGAAACATTTCCAAGGACTTTGATATACCgcaattcaattaaagatgtTGGCCACCTGTATCATTTCCTTGTCACCGAGTTACCAGATTTAGTGAAATATGTAGAAATGTTTCATTCTGAGACGATGGAGGATAAGAAGAAAGAAATAGTTTCTAAACTATCTGTTGACAGTGAGTTGCGGGTAGTAATTTCCACAAGTGCTCTGGGAATGGGTGTAGATGTGTCAGCATGTCAAAACATCATCTTGTATGGACCCCCATATTCCATTGTGGATCTTCTCCAGGAAACCGGGAGGGCAGGAAGGGATGGAACTGATTCAGTGGCACTGATAATGTACAACAGGTACCAGACAAGAAacattgatgatgatgttaaGCAAGTTATCAGATCAAATTCCTGTAGGAGATTGTCCATAATGGATAAATTTGCATCCGCCAAACACATGCAAAAGATAGAAAAACAGACAAACTTGCACACTTGTTGTGACATTTGTGCTAACTTTTGTAAATGTAACAGCTGCTGTGTATCTCCACTGGAGAAGCTGCTTCATTTCTCACCTTTAGATGACCATGATCAGCAAGAAGAGAGTGACAGTGACACCATCTCTTATGAATACGAGTCGGACCATGCTGATCTGGAGA